One Nostoc sp. UHCC 0302 DNA window includes the following coding sequences:
- a CDS encoding WGxxGxxG family protein: MKRNFTKVVGASVLTLSMGFMPLTLPVQAQTTTDPGANTTPRTTTYNRSDRNDFDWGWLGLLGLLGLAGLSGRKRDDEPTRYRDPNTPGATTYRD; the protein is encoded by the coding sequence ATGAAGCGTAATTTCACCAAAGTTGTTGGCGCTAGTGTTCTCACCCTGAGTATGGGGTTTATGCCCTTAACTCTACCCGTACAAGCTCAAACAACTACTGACCCCGGAGCCAATACCACCCCAAGGACGACTACTTACAATCGCTCTGATCGGAACGATTTTGATTGGGGCTGGCTGGGATTACTTGGTTTGTTAGGTTTAGCTGGTTTGTCAGGAAGAAAACGTGACGATGAACCAACTCGTTATCGTGACCCCAATACTCCAGGGGCCACGACCTACAGGGACTAG
- the smpB gene encoding SsrA-binding protein SmpB, which translates to MSDKSEGYKVISDNRQARYLYEILETYEAGIQLTGTEVKSIRAGKINLQDGYALLRDGEAWLINVHISPYTASGQYFNHEPRRTRKLLLHRQELRKLIGKVEQQGLTLVPLKMYLKRGWVKVSIALGKGKKLHDKRDDLKRRQDQRDIQRAMKSY; encoded by the coding sequence ATGAGTGACAAGAGCGAAGGTTACAAAGTTATTAGCGACAACCGTCAAGCCCGTTATTTATATGAAATTCTAGAAACCTACGAGGCTGGAATTCAGTTGACAGGAACCGAGGTCAAGTCGATTCGTGCCGGTAAAATCAATCTGCAAGATGGCTATGCTTTGCTTCGCGATGGTGAAGCATGGTTGATCAACGTGCATATCTCTCCTTATACCGCTAGTGGACAATATTTTAATCATGAGCCGCGCCGTACACGCAAGCTATTATTGCATCGTCAAGAACTCCGTAAGCTAATCGGCAAGGTAGAACAGCAGGGTTTAACTTTAGTCCCTTTGAAAATGTATCTTAAACGAGGCTGGGTGAAAGTGAGTATAGCTCTTGGCAAAGGTAAAAAGCTTCACGACAAACGAGATGACCTGAAACGACGTCAAGATCAACGGGATATTCAAAGGGCGATGAAAAGTTATTAA
- a CDS encoding response regulator transcription factor, protein MPLTILVVDDDLGTRLSISDYLELSGYSVITADDGQEALVMVDEYHPDLIVTDIVMPRMNGYELVRRVRQQPAFRLLPVILLTARTKTQERILGYQSGCDLYLPKPFELEELAAAIRNLLERSQIIQSEFRFSHKENSGISASTKGGDAHNFLSTQIPKSQMLSSLTHREQEVLELLTHGLSNAEMGLQLHLSPRTVEKYVSSLLRKTSTNNRAELVRFAIKHGLVE, encoded by the coding sequence ATGCCCTTGACGATCCTTGTAGTGGATGACGACCTGGGCACTCGTCTATCTATTAGCGATTATCTTGAATTGTCTGGCTATTCCGTGATTACGGCTGATGATGGTCAAGAAGCTTTAGTTATGGTGGATGAGTACCATCCTGATTTGATTGTGACGGATATTGTCATGCCACGGATGAACGGTTATGAACTTGTGCGCCGGGTACGTCAACAACCAGCGTTCCGTTTATTGCCTGTAATTTTGTTAACAGCACGAACTAAGACCCAGGAAAGAATTCTGGGTTATCAATCAGGTTGTGATTTATACTTACCCAAGCCCTTTGAGTTGGAAGAGTTAGCAGCAGCAATTCGCAATCTTCTGGAGCGATCGCAAATCATTCAATCGGAGTTTCGCTTTTCTCATAAGGAAAATTCGGGGATTTCCGCTTCAACAAAAGGGGGGGATGCCCATAATTTTCTCTCGACTCAAATTCCGAAATCTCAGATGCTCTCGTCCCTAACTCACAGAGAGCAGGAAGTTCTGGAGTTATTAACTCATGGTCTTTCTAATGCCGAAATGGGTCTTCAGCTACACCTGAGTCCTCGAACAGTAGAAAAATACGTCAGCAGTTTATTGAGAAAAACTTCAACTAATAACCGAGCTGAATTAGTACGTTTTGCAATTAAGCACGGTTTAGTGGAATAA
- a CDS encoding low molecular weight protein-tyrosine-phosphatase has product MPYKLLFVCLGNICRSPSAENIMNYQIQQAGLSDHVICDSAGTSSYHIGSPPDRRMSAAAGTKLGIKLRGQARLFEKSDFQNFDLILAMDRENYKDILSLDLTQQYHHKVRLMCDFCSRHTLKEVPDPYYGGQEGFNQVIDLLVDACEGLVTYISSQQPIS; this is encoded by the coding sequence ATGCCTTACAAGCTGCTGTTTGTCTGCTTAGGTAACATCTGCCGATCGCCATCGGCAGAAAATATAATGAACTATCAAATTCAGCAGGCAGGCTTAAGCGATCACGTCATTTGTGACTCTGCTGGTACATCTAGTTATCACATTGGTAGTCCACCTGACCGACGCATGAGTGCCGCAGCTGGTACAAAACTGGGAATTAAACTACGTGGTCAAGCCCGCCTGTTTGAAAAATCCGACTTTCAAAACTTTGATTTGATTTTGGCTATGGATCGAGAGAATTACAAGGATATTCTCAGTCTTGATCTAACTCAGCAATATCACCACAAAGTGCGTTTGATGTGCGATTTTTGCTCTCGACACACCTTAAAGGAAGTCCCAGACCCCTATTATGGTGGTCAAGAAGGATTTAACCAAGTTATTGATTTACTTGTTGATGCTTGTGAAGGTCTAGTCACATACATTTCCAGCCAACAGCCTATAAGCTAA
- a CDS encoding YbaB/EbfC family nucleoid-associated protein has product MTGKGQGFGFGLGKMKELAEAFKKAQQVQEGAKRLQEELEQMEIKGESGGGLVKVIVSGNQEPKRVEISPEALGEGAEVLSDLVTVAMKDAYNKSTATMRERMEDLTSGLELPGF; this is encoded by the coding sequence ATGACAGGAAAAGGACAAGGATTTGGCTTTGGCTTGGGAAAAATGAAGGAATTGGCCGAAGCTTTTAAAAAAGCACAGCAAGTTCAAGAAGGCGCAAAGCGACTCCAAGAAGAATTGGAGCAAATGGAGATTAAAGGAGAGTCTGGCGGTGGACTGGTAAAGGTAATTGTTAGCGGCAACCAAGAACCTAAGCGGGTGGAGATTTCCCCAGAAGCTTTAGGGGAAGGTGCAGAAGTACTTTCCGATCTTGTAACAGTGGCCATGAAAGACGCCTATAACAAGTCCACAGCAACAATGCGGGAACGCATGGAAGACTTGACAAGTGGATTGGAACTTCCTGGATTTTAG
- the murB gene encoding UDP-N-acetylmuramate dehydrogenase yields MTISQAAGNACTVSALNTRKQETANSVNSEVIYLPGTDCVIKPQASLSAFTSYRVGGAAQWYVAPRNLEALQASLKYAKERELTATILGAGSNLLVSDRGISGLIIATRHLRHSHFDPNTGQLTVAAGESIPSLAWEAAALGWQGLEWAVGIPGTVGGAVVMNAGAHNSCIADMLVSAQVLAPDGTLETLTPEQLGYKYRTSLLQGSKYIVTQATLQLAPGADPAQVVAITKQHKKHRLTTQPYNFPSCGSVFRNPKPYSAGWLIEQTGLKGYQIGGAQVAQLHANFIVNRGGAKASDIFCLISHIQHQVQEHWSIWLEPEVKMIGEFQGACG; encoded by the coding sequence ATGACAATTTCCCAGGCAGCTGGAAACGCCTGCACGGTTTCTGCTTTGAATACAAGGAAACAAGAAACAGCTAATTCGGTTAATAGCGAGGTGATTTATTTACCCGGCACTGATTGTGTGATCAAGCCCCAAGCTTCCTTGTCAGCGTTTACTTCCTACAGGGTTGGGGGAGCAGCCCAATGGTACGTTGCCCCCCGAAACTTAGAAGCGCTGCAAGCGAGTCTTAAGTACGCAAAAGAACGTGAGCTAACAGCGACAATACTGGGAGCAGGTTCTAACTTGTTGGTGAGCGATCGCGGGATATCAGGCTTAATAATTGCTACTCGTCATCTCCGGCACAGTCATTTTGACCCAAACACAGGTCAATTAACTGTTGCTGCTGGCGAATCGATTCCCAGCTTAGCATGGGAGGCAGCAGCACTGGGGTGGCAAGGACTAGAGTGGGCTGTTGGTATCCCTGGAACTGTTGGGGGTGCTGTCGTCATGAATGCCGGAGCGCATAATAGCTGTATCGCAGATATGTTAGTTAGCGCTCAGGTACTTGCACCCGATGGTACTTTAGAAACTCTTACCCCTGAACAGTTAGGTTACAAATACCGCACTTCATTACTGCAAGGTAGCAAATACATAGTTACTCAAGCTACCTTGCAATTAGCACCAGGTGCTGATCCAGCACAAGTGGTAGCAATCACCAAGCAACATAAAAAGCATCGCTTGACTACCCAACCATACAACTTCCCCAGTTGTGGCAGTGTGTTCCGCAATCCCAAACCTTATAGCGCTGGGTGGTTAATTGAACAAACTGGTCTAAAAGGTTACCAAATTGGTGGCGCACAGGTAGCACAACTTCATGCCAATTTCATCGTAAATCGTGGTGGGGCAAAGGCTAGTGATATATTTTGTCTTATTAGTCACATTCAACACCAAGTACAAGAACATTGGTCTATTTGGCTAGAACCAGAAGTCAAAATGATTGGAGAATTCCAAGGTGCTTGTGGATAG
- the murC gene encoding UDP-N-acetylmuramate--L-alanine ligase, whose product MNNSVDFSGRPFHFIGIGGIGMSALAYLLVKRNLPVSGSDIRPNHITRHLESIGSHIFDKQEASNFEFFHPDAKNNGLGLNTQQELSVVELAKLPQVICSTAINTSNLEYKAALELGCPIFHRSDVLAALIADYYSIAVAGTHGKTTTSCMIGYMLLQADLDPTILVGGEVNAWEGNARLGQSQYLVAEADESDGSLVKHAPEIGIITNIELDHPDHYDTLEEVIDIFQTFAKSCKTLIGSIDCATVRDRLQPTLSYSLHSETDADYTVTNIDFRADGTTALVWERGKALGVLKLRLLGRHNLSNALAAVAVGRALGLEFGTIAKGIATFEGARRRFELRGEVDGITFIDDYAHHPSEIRATLAAARLQARPGQRVVAIFQPHRYSRTLTFLEEFAQSFTHADLVVLTDIYSAGEPNLGQISGEHLAAEVAKQHPQVVYQASLPSVCKFLLQTLRPGDLALFLGAGNLNQVIPEVITTLCEPAKATS is encoded by the coding sequence ATGAATAATTCTGTAGATTTTAGCGGTAGACCATTTCATTTCATTGGGATTGGTGGTATAGGTATGTCTGCTCTGGCATACTTACTGGTAAAGCGCAATTTGCCAGTTTCCGGTTCGGATATTCGTCCTAATCACATCACCCGACATTTGGAATCTATCGGATCACATATTTTTGATAAACAAGAAGCTAGCAATTTTGAATTCTTTCATCCTGATGCAAAAAATAATGGATTAGGATTAAATACTCAACAAGAATTATCTGTTGTTGAACTTGCAAAACTGCCCCAAGTCATTTGTTCAACAGCAATTAACACAAGTAATTTGGAATACAAAGCAGCCCTAGAATTAGGCTGCCCAATTTTCCATCGTTCGGATGTCTTAGCAGCCTTAATTGCAGATTATTACAGCATAGCCGTAGCAGGAACTCATGGCAAAACTACCACAAGTTGCATGATTGGTTATATGCTACTGCAAGCGGATCTAGACCCAACGATTTTAGTAGGTGGCGAAGTCAATGCCTGGGAAGGCAATGCTCGGTTGGGGCAAAGTCAATATTTAGTAGCCGAGGCAGATGAATCAGATGGTTCTTTGGTAAAACACGCTCCAGAGATTGGCATTATTACTAATATTGAACTAGATCATCCTGACCATTACGATACATTAGAAGAAGTAATTGATATCTTTCAGACATTTGCCAAGAGTTGTAAGACATTGATCGGTAGTATTGACTGTGCTACAGTACGCGATCGCCTGCAACCAACCTTGAGCTACAGCTTACACTCAGAGACCGACGCTGACTACACCGTTACTAATATTGACTTTCGTGCTGATGGCACTACAGCACTAGTTTGGGAACGAGGCAAAGCTTTGGGCGTATTGAAATTGCGACTGCTTGGTCGGCACAATCTCAGTAATGCCCTAGCAGCAGTGGCTGTTGGTCGAGCCTTGGGCTTAGAATTTGGAACAATTGCTAAAGGTATTGCCACCTTTGAAGGCGCAAGACGCCGCTTTGAACTTCGGGGTGAAGTGGATGGTATTACCTTCATAGATGACTACGCCCATCACCCCAGTGAGATCCGTGCTACTCTTGCCGCAGCACGTTTACAAGCAAGACCAGGGCAAAGAGTTGTTGCCATCTTCCAACCCCATCGCTATAGCCGCACGCTAACCTTTTTAGAAGAATTTGCTCAGTCCTTTACTCATGCTGATTTAGTTGTACTGACTGATATTTATAGTGCAGGAGAACCAAATTTAGGGCAAATTAGTGGTGAACATCTGGCAGCGGAAGTTGCTAAGCAACATCCACAGGTAGTTTATCAAGCAAGTTTACCCTCAGTATGCAAATTCTTGCTGCAAACATTGCGCCCAGGAGACTTGGCGCTATTCCTGGGAGCGGGTAACTTAAACCAAGTGATTCCCGAAGTAATTACAACTCTTTGTGAGCCTGCTAAAGCTACATCCTAA
- the nadD gene encoding nicotinate (nicotinamide) nucleotide adenylyltransferase: MQELAIFGGTFDPIHWGHLLLAQRALHQVPLKKVIWVPSLNPPHKEAALFEHRVEMLHLATKDNPAFSVSLVEVNRSGTSYAINTLFDLSAFYPNTHWYWILGLDAFQTLPRWYRGHELAQMCDWLIAPRLLGGETIAQSELICKQVEEELKERSYTIQWQFLNIPLVGVSSSLIRKFCGERQSIRYLLPESVRFYIAQKNLYSNKSE; encoded by the coding sequence ATGCAGGAACTAGCAATTTTTGGTGGCACATTTGATCCAATTCATTGGGGACACCTACTTCTAGCCCAGAGAGCTTTGCATCAAGTACCTTTAAAAAAGGTAATTTGGGTGCCATCGCTAAATCCTCCTCATAAAGAAGCAGCTTTGTTTGAGCATCGTGTAGAAATGCTGCATTTAGCTACAAAAGATAATCCAGCGTTTTCTGTCTCACTGGTGGAGGTAAATCGCTCTGGGACTTCTTATGCTATTAACACCCTGTTCGACTTATCTGCTTTTTACCCAAATACTCACTGGTACTGGATTTTAGGTTTGGATGCCTTCCAAACCTTACCCCGTTGGTATCGTGGACACGAACTAGCACAAATGTGTGATTGGTTAATTGCACCCCGACTGCTAGGTGGTGAGACTATAGCTCAAAGCGAGTTAATCTGCAAGCAAGTCGAAGAAGAATTAAAAGAGCGATCGTATACCATTCAGTGGCAATTCTTGAATATCCCTTTAGTAGGAGTTTCGTCAAGTCTAATTCGCAAATTTTGTGGCGAGCGCCAGTCTATACGTTATTTACTACCGGAATCGGTCAGATTTTACATCGCTCAGAAGAACCTCTACTCAAATAAATCTGAATAA
- a CDS encoding type I glyceraldehyde-3-phosphate dehydrogenase, with the protein MIRVAINGFGRIGRNFARCWVGRENSKIDLVAINDTSDPRTNAHLLKYDSMLGKLKDADITADDNSIIVNGKTIKCVSDRNPENLPWKEWEIDLIIEATGVFTSKEGALKHVNAGAKKVLITAPGKNEDGTFVIGVNHHDYDHNKHNIISNASCTTNCLAPIAKVLNDKFGIIKGTMTTTHSYTGDQRLLDASHRDLRRARAAAINIVPTSTGAAKAVALVIPDLKGKLNGVALRVPTPNVSMVDFVVQVEKRTITEEVNLALKEAAEGPLKGILDYSELQLVSSDYQGSDASSIIDASLTLVLGNDLVKVMAWYDNEWGYSQRVLDLAELVAEKWN; encoded by the coding sequence GTGATTAGAGTTGCAATCAACGGTTTCGGGCGTATTGGACGTAACTTTGCACGCTGTTGGGTAGGTAGAGAAAATAGCAAAATCGACCTTGTAGCTATTAATGACACATCAGACCCTAGAACCAACGCTCATCTGCTGAAATATGACTCGATGCTAGGGAAGTTAAAGGATGCTGACATTACTGCGGATGATAACTCGATCATCGTTAACGGTAAGACCATTAAGTGCGTATCTGATCGCAACCCTGAAAACTTGCCCTGGAAAGAGTGGGAAATTGACCTAATTATCGAAGCAACGGGAGTATTTACCAGCAAAGAAGGCGCGTTGAAGCACGTGAATGCTGGAGCCAAGAAGGTTTTAATTACCGCTCCTGGTAAAAATGAAGATGGCACGTTTGTGATTGGTGTAAATCATCATGATTATGACCACAACAAACACAATATTATTAGTAATGCCAGCTGTACTACCAACTGCTTGGCTCCCATTGCCAAGGTGTTGAATGATAAATTCGGCATCATTAAAGGTACGATGACCACCACCCATAGCTATACAGGTGATCAGCGCTTGCTAGACGCTTCTCACCGAGATTTGCGACGGGCGAGAGCAGCAGCCATAAACATTGTACCCACCTCCACTGGTGCGGCAAAAGCAGTGGCGCTGGTAATCCCAGACCTCAAAGGCAAGCTGAATGGTGTTGCTTTACGTGTACCTACCCCGAACGTTTCAATGGTAGATTTCGTGGTTCAGGTTGAGAAGCGTACTATTACTGAAGAAGTTAACTTAGCTCTCAAAGAAGCGGCTGAAGGCCCACTCAAAGGCATCTTGGATTACAGCGAACTACAATTGGTCTCGTCTGATTATCAAGGTAGTGACGCTTCTTCAATTATCGATGCCAGCTTGACTTTAGTCTTGGGCAATGACTTAGTGAAAGTCATGGCTTGGTATGACAACGAGTGGGGTTACAGCCAGCGAGTTCTAGATTTAGCGGAATTGGTAGCCGAGAAGTGGAATTAA